TCGGGCCTAAGTCTTTAATCGGAACCACCGGGCCTCTGGTCCCGGCAGGCCAAACGAGAAGGAACCGGATCGATGATCCAGATGCAGTCCAATCTCGACGTCGCTGACAACAGCGGCGCGAAGCGGGTGCAGTGCATCAAGGTGCTGGGCGGGTCGAAGCGTCGCTTCGCCGGCGTGGGCGACGTCATCGTCGTCAGCATCAAGGAAGCTGCACCGCGCGGCAAGGTGAAGAAGGGTGACGTGCATCGCGCGGTCATCGTTCGCACCGCAAAGGATGTCCGTCGTGCCGACGGCTCGGTGATCCGCTTCGACGGCAATGCCGCGGTGCTGGTCAACAAGAACGAGGAGCCGATCGGCACTCGTATCTTCGGGCCGGTGGTCCGCGAGCTGCGCTCGAAGGGCTTCATGAAGATCATTTCGCTCGCGCCCGAGGTGCTGTGATGGCCACTGCCAAGATCAAGAAGGGCGACCAGGTCATCGTCCTGTCCGGCAAGGACAAGGGACGGACCGGTGAGGTCGTCAAGTCGCTGCCCAAGGACGGCAAGGTCGTCGTTTCGGGCGTCAATGTCGCCGTGCGCCACGTCAAGCCGAGCCAGGGCGATCCCCAGGGCGGCCTGAAGCGTTCGGAAGCACCGATGCATGTCTCGAAGGTCGCGCATGTGACCGCCGACGGCAAGCCGACCCGCGTCCGTTTCGAGGACCGCGACGGCAAGAAGGTCCGCGTCGCCGTAAAGACCGGGGAGGTCATCAATGGCTGAGTCATATACCCCGCGCCTGCGCAAGCTGTACGACGAGAGCATCGCCAAGGCGATGACCGAGAAGTTCGGCTACAAGAACGTCATGGAAGTTCCGCGGATCGACAAGATCGTGCTGAACATGGGCGTTGGCGAGGCCACCCAGGACAAGAAGAAGGTCGAGCAGGCTGCTTCGGAGATGGAGCTCATCGCCGGCCAGAAGCCTGTCGTCGCCAAGGCGAAGAAGTCGATTGCACAGTTCAAGCTGCGCGAAGGCATGCCGATCGGCTGCAAGGTCACTCTGCGCCGCGAGCGGATGTACGAGTTCCTCGACCGTTTCATCACGATCGCACTTCCCCGCGTTCGCGATTTCCGTGGGCTGAACCCGAAGAGCTTCGATGGACGCGGCAACTATGCCTGCGGCCTGAAGGAGCAGCTCGTGTTCCCCGAGATCAACTATGACCGTATCGACAAGGTGCGTGGCATGGACGTGATCGTAACCACCACCGCCAAGACCGACGACGAGGCTCGCGAGCTTCTTCGTCTCTTCGGCTTCCCGTTCCCGCTCGAGGCGGACGGCGAAGCGAAGCAGGCAGCGTAAGGGAAAGAGAACTTAAGTCATGGCGAAACTGAGTTCCATCAACAAGAATGAGCGTCGCAAGCTGCTGGTGAAAAAGTACGCCGGCAAGTATGCGAAGCTGAAGGCGACCGCGAACGACGAGAGCTTGGATGATACCGAGCGCCTCATCGCGCGGCTGAAGATGGCCGAGCTGCCGCGGAATGGTAACCCCACCCGCATTCGCAATCGTTGCGAGCTCACCGGCCGCCCGCGCGCCTATTACCGCAAGTTCCGTCTCGCACGCGTCATGCTGCGTGATCTGGCCAACAAGGGCCTGATCCCCGGCCTCACGAAGTCGAGCTGGTAAGGACCACGAGATGGCTTTGACCGATCCCCTGGGTGATATGCTCACCCGCATCCGCAACGGCCAGCGCGCCAAGAAGGACTCTGTCCTGACCCCGGCGTCGAAGCTGCGTGCGCGCGTTCTCGATGTCCTCCAGCGCGAAGGCTACATCCGTGGCTATAGCGAGGAGCAGATGGGCCCTGCCGCCGGCATCCGCATCGAGCTGAAATATTTCGAAGGCCAGCCGGCGATCAAGCACGTCGCGCGCGTCTCGAGGCCCGGCCGCCGCGTCTATTCCGGTTCGCAGGAACTGCCCCGGATCCGCAACGGCCTCGGCATCACGATCGTCTCGACGCCTCGCGGCGTTCTGTCCGACGCGGAAGCGCGCGAGCAGAATGTCGGCGGCGAAGTGCTCGCGGAGGTCTTCTGATATGAGCCGCATCGGCAAGAAGCCGGTCAGCGTACCGGCAGGCGTCACCGCCTCGATCGACGACCGCATTCTGAGCGTGAAGGGCCCCAAGGGCACTCTCTCGCTTACCCTGCGCGACGAGATCAGCTACACGCTCGAGAACGACGGCATCCTCGTGAAGCCGGCGAACGAGACCAAGGCGGCGCGTGCCTTTTGGGGCATGCAGCGCACGCTCGTGCAGAACCTCGTCACCGGCGTCACCGAGGGCTTCACCAAGAAGCTCCTGATCACCGGCGTCGGCTATCGCGCGAATTCGCAGGGCAAGGTGCTCAAGCTCCAGCTCGGCTATTCGCACGACGTGAACATCGACGTGCCGGAAGGCATCGAGATCAAGACCCCGGACCAGACCACGGTCGAGATCTCGGGAATCGACAAGCAGAAGGTCGGCCAGATTGCGGCCGAGATTCGCCGTTGGCGGAAGCCCGAGCCCTATAAGGGCAAGGGCATCAAGTACGACGGCGAGTTCATCTTCCGTAAGGAAGGGAAGAAGAAGTGATCAGCACCAAGGGTCTCTCGCTTTTCGCAAAGCGTCGCCGCCGCAATCGCACCGCGCTTCGTGCGCGTGGCGCTGGCCGTCCCCGGCTTTCGGTCCATCGTTCGGGCAAGCACATCTATGCCCAGGTGATCGACGATGCCCAGGGCAAGACGATCGCCTCGGCTTCGACGCTCGAGAAGGACGTGCGCGGCACGACCGGCGCGACCGTCGCAGCGGCGCAGGAAGTCGGCAAGCGCGTTGCCGAGGCGGCCAAGGCCGCCGGCGTGACGCAGGTCGTCTTCGATCGCGGCGGCTTCCTCTATCATGGCCGCGTCAAGGCGCTGGCGGATGCCGCTCGTGAGAGCGGATTGGAGTTCTAAAGATGGCTGACGAGAACAACACGCCAGCAACCGGCGCTCCTGCCGAGGCCAGCGCCCCGGCGCAGGAGAGCACCGGCTATCAGGGCGGCGGCGGTGGTCGCGGTCGCGGTGGTCCCGGCGGCGGCGGTGGCCGTGGTCGCGGCGGCCCGGGCGGCGGCGGCGGCGGTGGCAATCGCGGCGGCCGTGACGGCGGCCGTGGCGGTCGTGACAATCGCGGCGGTCCGCGCGGCGCTACCGATGACGGTGGCGAAGAGCTGATCGAGAAGCTGGTTCACATCAACCGCGTCTCGAAGACGGTCAAGGGCGGCAAGCGCTTCGGCTTCGCGGCACTGGTCGTCGTCGGCGACGGCA
This genomic stretch from Sphingomonas sp. LM7 harbors:
- the rplR gene encoding 50S ribosomal protein L18 → MSTKGLSLFAKRRRRNRTALRARGAGRPRLSVHRSGKHIYAQVIDDAQGKTIASASTLEKDVRGTTGATVAAAQEVGKRVAEAAKAAGVTQVVFDRGGFLYHGRVKALADAARESGLEF
- the rplX gene encoding 50S ribosomal protein L24, translating into MATAKIKKGDQVIVLSGKDKGRTGEVVKSLPKDGKVVVSGVNVAVRHVKPSQGDPQGGLKRSEAPMHVSKVAHVTADGKPTRVRFEDRDGKKVRVAVKTGEVING
- the rpsH gene encoding 30S ribosomal protein S8, coding for MALTDPLGDMLTRIRNGQRAKKDSVLTPASKLRARVLDVLQREGYIRGYSEEQMGPAAGIRIELKYFEGQPAIKHVARVSRPGRRVYSGSQELPRIRNGLGITIVSTPRGVLSDAEAREQNVGGEVLAEVF
- the rpsN gene encoding 30S ribosomal protein S14, producing the protein MAKLSSINKNERRKLLVKKYAGKYAKLKATANDESLDDTERLIARLKMAELPRNGNPTRIRNRCELTGRPRAYYRKFRLARVMLRDLANKGLIPGLTKSSW
- the rplE gene encoding 50S ribosomal protein L5, with the protein product MAESYTPRLRKLYDESIAKAMTEKFGYKNVMEVPRIDKIVLNMGVGEATQDKKKVEQAASEMELIAGQKPVVAKAKKSIAQFKLREGMPIGCKVTLRRERMYEFLDRFITIALPRVRDFRGLNPKSFDGRGNYACGLKEQLVFPEINYDRIDKVRGMDVIVTTTAKTDDEARELLRLFGFPFPLEADGEAKQAA
- the rplN gene encoding 50S ribosomal protein L14, which gives rise to MIQMQSNLDVADNSGAKRVQCIKVLGGSKRRFAGVGDVIVVSIKEAAPRGKVKKGDVHRAVIVRTAKDVRRADGSVIRFDGNAAVLVNKNEEPIGTRIFGPVVRELRSKGFMKIISLAPEVL
- the rplF gene encoding 50S ribosomal protein L6, coding for MSRIGKKPVSVPAGVTASIDDRILSVKGPKGTLSLTLRDEISYTLENDGILVKPANETKAARAFWGMQRTLVQNLVTGVTEGFTKKLLITGVGYRANSQGKVLKLQLGYSHDVNIDVPEGIEIKTPDQTTVEISGIDKQKVGQIAAEIRRWRKPEPYKGKGIKYDGEFIFRKEGKKK